A section of the Prochlorococcus marinus XMU1402 genome encodes:
- a CDS encoding inorganic diphosphatase, which produces MANLNQPPSRVTPNLLHILDAFTDSSNKIVNTIVELNSNTINKYELITETGHLKLDRVGYSSLAYPFAYGCIPRTWDEDGDPLDVEIVSVTEPLIPGSIVEARIIGVMKFDDGGEVDDKVIAVLADDKRMDHISSFEDLGEHWLKETKYYWEHYKDLKKPGTCTVNGFFGIEEAVKVIRDCEERYKKEIDPKLVN; this is translated from the coding sequence ATGGCAAATCTAAATCAGCCCCCAAGCAGGGTTACACCAAATTTATTGCATATACTTGATGCTTTCACTGATAGCTCAAATAAAATAGTTAACACTATTGTTGAATTGAACTCAAATACAATAAATAAATATGAATTAATTACAGAAACGGGTCACCTTAAACTTGATAGGGTGGGTTATTCTTCACTTGCTTATCCTTTTGCTTATGGATGTATACCAAGGACATGGGATGAAGATGGAGATCCACTTGATGTTGAAATTGTTAGCGTAACTGAGCCATTGATACCCGGATCTATTGTGGAAGCAAGGATTATTGGGGTAATGAAATTTGATGATGGTGGAGAGGTAGATGATAAGGTAATAGCAGTTCTGGCAGATGACAAAAGGATGGATCATATCTCAAGTTTTGAAGACCTTGGAGAACATTGGTTAAAAGAAACAAAGTATTATTGGGAGCACTACAAAGATCTAAAAAAACCTGGAACATGCACTGTTAATGGTTTTTTTGGAATAGAAGAAGCTGTTAAAGTGATTAGAGATTGTGAAGAGAGATATAAAAAAGAAATTGATCCTAAATTAGTAAATTAA
- the hemC gene encoding hydroxymethylbilane synthase — protein sequence MTNFKLKIASRRSKLAMVQTLWVKDQLEKNIPNIEVSIEAMATQGDKILDVALAKIGDKGLFTKELEAQMLVGQADIAVHSLKDLPTNLPIGLKLGCITKREDPADALVVSKKNNCYKLETLPSGSIVGTSSLRRLAQLRNKYPHLVFKDIRGNVITRIEKLDAGEFDCIILAAAGLKRLGFESRIHQIIPSEISLHAVGQGALGIECKSDDEKVLEIINVLEDKPTSQRCLAERAFLRELEGGCQVPIGVNSKIENEKLYLTGMVASLDGKRLIKDQVIGNINDPEQVGIELAKKLKQQGADIILSEIFEEFRENKN from the coding sequence ATGACTAATTTTAAACTGAAAATAGCTAGTAGAAGAAGTAAACTAGCCATGGTTCAAACTTTATGGGTTAAAGATCAACTAGAAAAAAATATTCCCAATATAGAAGTATCAATAGAGGCTATGGCAACTCAAGGTGACAAAATTCTTGATGTAGCACTTGCAAAAATAGGCGATAAAGGCTTATTTACAAAGGAACTTGAAGCACAAATGCTAGTAGGCCAAGCAGATATAGCAGTTCATTCTCTAAAGGATTTACCAACAAATCTACCTATTGGGCTTAAATTAGGATGTATCACAAAAAGAGAGGACCCTGCAGATGCTTTAGTAGTAAGCAAAAAAAATAATTGTTATAAATTAGAAACTTTACCTTCAGGTTCAATTGTGGGGACAAGCTCTCTTAGAAGACTTGCACAATTAAGAAATAAGTACCCACATCTTGTTTTCAAAGATATCCGGGGAAATGTGATTACACGAATAGAAAAATTAGATGCCGGAGAATTTGACTGTATAATTCTTGCTGCTGCTGGTTTAAAGAGATTAGGCTTTGAATCAAGAATTCACCAGATTATTCCAAGTGAAATTTCCCTCCATGCCGTTGGGCAGGGAGCTCTAGGTATTGAATGCAAATCTGATGATGAAAAAGTTTTAGAGATTATAAATGTCTTAGAAGATAAACCAACTAGTCAAAGATGTCTGGCAGAGAGGGCTTTTTTAAGAGAGCTTGAAGGTGGGTGTCAAGTCCCCATAGGTGTTAATAGCAAAATAGAGAATGAAAAACTTTATCTTACTGGTATGGTAGCCTCTCTTGATGGGAAAAGGCTTATAAAAGATCAAGTTATTGGTAATATTAATGACCCTGAGCAAGTAGGTATAGAACTGGCAAAAAAACTAAAGCAACAAGGTGCAGATATAATTCTCAGCGAAATATTTGAAGAATTTAGAGAAAACAAAAATTAG
- the rpoD gene encoding RNA polymerase sigma factor RpoD — translation MCPVAAESKNSKPSSKKKINKKINANLETIVEEDSNKNSQKINSSSNLSENSVEINNEFTDSEEEDKELGNIKLGPKGIYTEDSIRVYLQEIGRIRLLRPDEEIELARKIADLLQLEELATQYESEKGHFPSVREWAELIDMPLSKFRRRLLLGRRAKEKMVQSNLRLVVSIAKKYMNRGLSFQDLIQEGSLGLIRAAEKFDHEKGYKFSTYATWWIRQAITRAIADQSRTIRLPVHLYETISRIKKTTKVLSQEFGRKPSEEEIAESMEMTIEKLRFIAKSAQLPISLETPIGKEEDSRLGDFIEADIENPEQDVSKTLLREDLEGVLATLSPRERDVLRLRYGIDDGRMKTLEEIGQIFDVTRERIRQIEAKALRKLRHPNRNGVLKEYIK, via the coding sequence ATGTGTCCAGTAGCAGCAGAATCAAAAAATTCTAAACCTAGTTCAAAAAAAAAGATTAATAAAAAAATTAATGCCAATTTAGAAACAATAGTTGAAGAGGATAGTAATAAAAATAGTCAAAAAATAAATTCATCATCAAATTTAAGCGAAAACAGCGTAGAAATTAATAATGAATTTACTGATTCTGAAGAAGAAGATAAAGAACTTGGAAATATAAAGCTTGGACCAAAAGGTATTTATACTGAAGATTCAATCAGGGTTTATCTCCAAGAAATTGGAAGAATTAGACTTTTAAGGCCAGATGAAGAAATTGAACTTGCAAGAAAAATTGCTGACTTGCTCCAGTTAGAAGAACTGGCAACTCAATATGAGTCTGAGAAAGGTCATTTCCCATCCGTTAGAGAATGGGCTGAATTGATAGATATGCCTCTTTCCAAATTCAGAAGAAGACTTCTATTAGGAAGAAGAGCGAAAGAAAAAATGGTTCAATCAAACTTAAGATTGGTTGTTTCCATTGCAAAAAAATATATGAATAGAGGTTTATCATTTCAAGATTTAATACAAGAAGGAAGTCTGGGCTTGATTAGGGCAGCAGAAAAATTTGACCATGAAAAAGGTTACAAATTCTCCACTTATGCTACGTGGTGGATTCGGCAAGCCATCACTAGAGCAATTGCAGATCAAAGTAGAACTATTCGATTACCAGTTCATTTATACGAGACAATATCCAGAATTAAAAAAACCACAAAAGTTCTTAGCCAAGAATTCGGAAGGAAGCCAAGTGAAGAAGAAATAGCTGAAAGTATGGAAATGACAATTGAAAAATTAAGATTTATAGCCAAAAGTGCTCAGCTACCAATTTCTTTAGAAACTCCAATAGGTAAAGAAGAGGATTCTAGACTTGGGGACTTCATAGAGGCAGATATTGAAAATCCCGAGCAAGATGTTTCAAAGACTTTATTAAGAGAAGATTTAGAAGGAGTTTTAGCAACTCTAAGTCCAAGGGAAAGAGATGTACTTAGATTGAGATATGGAATTGATGACGGAAGAATGAAGACTCTTGAAGAAATTGGGCAGATATTTGATGTAACTAGAGAAAGAATTAGACAAATAGAAGCAAAAGCTCTCAGAAAACTTAGACATCCCAATCGAAATGGTGTTTTAAAAGAATACATAAAATAA
- the priA gene encoding replication restart helicase PriA, producing the protein MNPASNQLSNIIFKFEILLDIGSISDSFYYLDGNNLGVEVGDIVSVKLRGRLLNGLVISKENFSKINKEETNVSRRKSIKYLFVESILQKKIFDDLWRELMESLASFYMVSNLKMFKTAFPPGWIGKYKKISQGLKDQIWIGTKREFDITINKLTKKEFLLINTLPKKGAWQSELIKSGFNYTLINSMVSKNYLVKSKRKKAVNPKLNLFLNDPDPSAIKKPNLTCEQEIAIQEFQTMKPGHVLMLWGETGSGKTEVYMRMSEDQLLNKKSCLVLAPEIGLIPQLIDRFRSRFNNVVYEYHSNCSSSHRTLVWKEIINTNEPLIVIGTRSAVFLPIKNLGLIIMDEEHDVSYKQDSPMPCYDARDVAIEIVKRNSAKLIFGSATPSMQTWKKCINEKNFKLVRMIKRISKNEMPEIRIIDMRNEFKKGNMKILSNELLELVPQLRLKNEQAIILIPRRGHSGFLSCRNCGYSIKCPNCDVPLSVHLGSQGKKWLSCHWCELKSRLINHCPDCNSKAFKPFGIGTQRVVEFLNKEFPDTRVLRFDRDTTSSKDGHRDILSKFSKGDADILVGTQMLAKGIDIPNITLSVVIAADGLLHRPDISAEEKSLQLFLQLAGRAGRAQKKGKVIFQTYKPNHPVISYLQKRDYETFLTETSKLRKDANLFPFCKVCLLKLSGENYELTELVSTKLANYLLKFCEQNNWKLIGPAPSLISKVGKKFRWQILIHGPENSKIPLPDRSLLWKLIPKNVFLTIDVNPAEL; encoded by the coding sequence TTGAACCCGGCAAGTAATCAGTTATCAAATATCATTTTTAAATTCGAGATTTTGCTTGATATAGGTAGCATTAGTGATAGCTTTTACTATTTAGATGGAAATAATCTTGGTGTAGAGGTGGGTGATATTGTATCTGTAAAACTTAGAGGGAGATTATTAAATGGGTTAGTAATCTCCAAAGAAAACTTTTCTAAAATTAATAAAGAAGAAACAAATGTTTCTAGAAGAAAAAGTATAAAATATTTGTTTGTTGAAAGTATATTGCAGAAGAAAATATTTGATGACTTGTGGAGAGAATTGATGGAGTCTCTTGCCTCTTTTTATATGGTTAGTAATTTAAAAATGTTTAAAACGGCATTCCCACCAGGTTGGATTGGTAAATATAAGAAAATTTCTCAGGGTTTAAAAGATCAAATATGGATTGGAACCAAGAGAGAATTCGACATAACAATAAATAAGTTGACCAAGAAAGAATTTTTGTTAATAAATACTTTGCCTAAAAAAGGTGCTTGGCAAAGTGAACTAATCAAGTCTGGTTTTAATTACACTTTAATTAACTCAATGGTTAGTAAAAATTACCTTGTTAAATCTAAAAGAAAAAAAGCCGTAAATCCTAAATTAAATTTATTTTTAAATGATCCTGATCCTAGTGCAATAAAAAAACCAAATCTTACATGTGAGCAGGAAATAGCAATTCAAGAATTTCAAACAATGAAACCTGGACATGTCTTAATGCTTTGGGGTGAAACAGGTTCTGGTAAAACAGAAGTTTATATGAGAATGTCTGAAGATCAATTACTTAATAAAAAAAGTTGTTTGGTACTTGCGCCAGAAATTGGCTTGATTCCTCAACTTATTGATAGATTTAGAAGCCGATTTAATAATGTTGTTTATGAATATCATAGTAATTGCTCTTCTAGTCACAGAACTTTAGTTTGGAAAGAAATTATCAATACTAATGAACCCCTAATTGTAATAGGAACAAGGTCTGCAGTTTTTCTTCCAATTAAAAATTTAGGATTAATAATAATGGATGAAGAACACGATGTTTCATATAAGCAAGATAGCCCTATGCCTTGTTATGACGCAAGAGACGTTGCTATTGAAATAGTAAAAAGGAATTCTGCAAAGCTAATTTTTGGAAGCGCAACCCCATCAATGCAGACTTGGAAAAAATGTATTAACGAAAAGAATTTTAAATTGGTACGCATGATTAAAAGGATATCTAAGAATGAGATGCCTGAAATAAGAATTATTGATATGCGGAATGAATTTAAGAAAGGAAATATGAAAATCTTATCTAATGAATTATTAGAATTGGTTCCCCAACTACGATTAAAGAATGAACAAGCAATAATTTTGATTCCTAGGAGGGGACACAGTGGTTTTTTAAGTTGTAGAAATTGTGGCTACTCAATAAAGTGCCCAAACTGTGACGTTCCTTTATCTGTGCATCTTGGTTCACAAGGAAAAAAATGGTTAAGTTGTCATTGGTGTGAACTTAAATCGAGACTGATCAATCATTGCCCAGATTGTAACTCAAAAGCTTTCAAGCCTTTTGGAATAGGGACTCAAAGAGTTGTGGAGTTTTTAAATAAAGAATTTCCCGACACAAGAGTTCTTCGATTTGATCGCGATACAACCTCAAGCAAAGATGGTCATAGAGATATTCTTTCAAAGTTTTCTAAAGGCGATGCTGATATTCTTGTAGGAACTCAAATGCTGGCAAAAGGAATTGATATCCCGAATATTACTCTTTCAGTAGTTATCGCGGCAGATGGATTACTCCATCGTCCAGATATTTCTGCAGAAGAAAAATCATTACAATTGTTTTTGCAATTAGCGGGACGCGCAGGCAGAGCTCAAAAAAAAGGAAAAGTTATTTTTCAAACATATAAACCGAATCATCCTGTAATTTCATATCTTCAGAAAAGAGATTACGAAACATTTTTGACTGAAACTTCGAAATTGAGAAAAGATGCTAATTTATTTCCATTCTGTAAGGTTTGCCTACTAAAATTATCGGGCGAAAACTATGAATTAACAGAATTAGTTTCAACTAAATTGGCAAATTATCTACTAAAGTTTTGTGAACAAAATAATTGGAAATTAATTGGCCCTGCCCCTAGTTTGATTTCTAAAGTGGGAAAAAAATTTAGATGGCAAATATTAATACATGGTCCTGAGAATTCAAAGATACCCTTGCCAGATAGGTCATTATTATGGAAACTTATTCCAAAAAATGTTTTTTTAACAATTGATGTTAATCCAGCAGAGTTGTAA
- a CDS encoding DUF3153 domain-containing protein — translation MKTYKQVLGTAELALAKGEYHYCIQFLLPKIESFPLSSKEGVNLRTILITALCGLNKKEEAKTFCKELLKSYDNKTRENAKYLMEIIDSPEIKKPKNWNVEFESDPSLNKKSLNSLRKKRKVAEEKKFINVTDSPTGETKPFQKGFSLIIFLILFLLIPLLSGCVKVENTLDISELDSITNNLVIESKYIKKFPWQIKFEEKIKDIFPDAEISQEESTFSLKNKYLNQEETMQVLKMIQNTAGELAGGSTNLEIITSQKNFIFFKKYFYKVDLDLNSIKNVDNLELIFKVIHPNKATLTGKNNSNIAITRNLIIWNLNLGQMNSLEFSFWSWNKLLIGITIILIIMILAYSLRFYRFKLGTDLPQLPSK, via the coding sequence ATGAAAACTTATAAGCAAGTTTTAGGGACTGCAGAACTTGCTCTAGCTAAAGGTGAATATCATTATTGCATTCAATTCCTTTTACCTAAAATAGAGTCATTTCCTTTATCAAGTAAAGAGGGAGTAAATTTAAGAACAATTTTAATTACTGCCCTATGTGGCTTAAATAAAAAAGAGGAGGCAAAAACTTTTTGTAAAGAACTTCTCAAATCTTACGATAATAAGACGAGAGAAAATGCAAAATATTTGATGGAAATTATAGATTCTCCAGAAATCAAAAAACCAAAAAATTGGAATGTTGAGTTTGAAAGCGATCCATCACTAAATAAAAAATCTCTTAACTCACTACGCAAAAAAAGAAAAGTAGCGGAGGAAAAAAAATTTATCAATGTTACTGATTCTCCAACTGGCGAAACAAAACCCTTTCAGAAGGGTTTTTCTCTGATTATTTTTTTAATACTATTTTTACTTATTCCACTCTTAAGTGGCTGCGTTAAAGTTGAAAATACTCTTGATATAAGTGAACTTGATTCAATTACTAATAATCTAGTAATAGAGAGTAAATACATAAAAAAATTCCCTTGGCAAATAAAATTCGAGGAGAAAATTAAAGATATTTTTCCTGATGCTGAAATTTCACAAGAAGAATCAACTTTTTCTTTGAAAAATAAATATCTTAATCAAGAGGAGACAATGCAAGTACTTAAAATGATCCAAAATACTGCAGGAGAGTTGGCAGGAGGATCAACAAATTTAGAGATAATCACTAGTCAAAAAAACTTCATTTTTTTTAAAAAATATTTTTACAAGGTAGATTTAGATCTTAACTCAATAAAAAATGTTGATAATTTAGAACTCATTTTCAAAGTAATTCACCCTAATAAAGCTACCCTTACTGGTAAAAATAATTCAAATATAGCAATCACTAGAAATCTCATAATTTGGAATTTAAATCTGGGTCAAATGAATAGTCTCGAATTTTCTTTTTGGAGCTGGAACAAATTATTGATTGGGATAACTATCATTTTAATAATAATGATATTGGCTTATTCATTAAGATTCTATAGATTTAAGTTAGGTACAGATTTGCCTCAACTTCCATCAAAGTAA
- the argB gene encoding acetylglutamate kinase translates to MNDSQRVSILSEALPYIQRFSGRKIVIKYGGSVMEENHLKKAFFRDIALLSSVGVCPVVIHGGGPEINNWLNKLEISPKFENGLRVTDQKTMEIVEMVLMGRVNKQIVRGINKTGSLSIGISGLDGNLIQTRELGDGSHGLVGEVTKINPEILDPIISKGYIPVISSVGSTMEGISHNINADFVAGEIAAAINAEKLILLTDTQGILKEKDNKVSLVEKINLKEARNFIDKKIVTEGMIPKTECCIRALAQGVKAAHIIDGRIEHSLLLEIFTNSGIGTMIVA, encoded by the coding sequence ATGAATGATTCTCAAAGAGTATCAATATTAAGCGAAGCACTTCCATATATACAACGTTTCTCAGGTAGAAAAATTGTTATCAAGTATGGAGGTTCTGTCATGGAGGAGAATCATTTAAAAAAAGCTTTTTTTAGAGACATAGCTCTTTTATCAAGCGTAGGAGTATGTCCAGTAGTAATTCATGGAGGAGGACCTGAAATAAATAATTGGTTAAACAAATTAGAAATATCTCCTAAATTTGAAAATGGGCTTAGAGTTACTGATCAAAAAACAATGGAAATTGTCGAAATGGTTCTAATGGGTAGGGTAAACAAACAAATTGTAAGAGGCATTAATAAAACTGGATCTTTATCTATTGGGATATCGGGTCTTGATGGGAACCTAATTCAAACTAGAGAACTAGGAGATGGTAGCCATGGGTTAGTGGGAGAGGTCACAAAAATAAATCCTGAAATATTAGATCCTATTATTTCTAAAGGTTATATCCCTGTTATTTCTAGCGTTGGATCAACCATGGAAGGCATTTCACATAACATTAATGCAGATTTTGTTGCAGGAGAAATTGCTGCTGCAATAAATGCAGAAAAACTTATACTTCTTACTGATACGCAGGGCATCTTAAAAGAAAAAGATAACAAAGTTTCTCTTGTTGAGAAAATTAATCTTAAGGAGGCAAGAAATTTTATTGATAAAAAAATTGTCACTGAAGGTATGATTCCAAAGACGGAATGCTGTATAAGAGCTTTAGCTCAAGGAGTCAAAGCAGCGCACATAATCGATGGGCGAATAGAACATTCATTACTTCTTGAGATTTTCACTAATTCTGGGATTGGTACAATGATTGTTGCCTAA
- a CDS encoding DUF2854 domain-containing protein: MKKYLSPGNLIVTVGGILAFVGMTAYFTDSVNLSVPTFFYGVPIFLIGLGLKTSEIPPVELFDKTNFATNKFNRPKELTALVKDVTRWRYGIKAHLESSLESLNLWDEDNPPQLKEIEEITKEEKNGLRMRFEINAVPLEKWIEKQERLNRFFVKGLESEFIIDNNKKEFDFILFY, translated from the coding sequence ATGAAGAAATACCTATCACCTGGAAACTTAATCGTAACAGTTGGGGGTATATTAGCTTTTGTTGGAATGACTGCTTATTTTACAGACTCAGTAAATTTAAGTGTACCTACTTTTTTTTATGGAGTACCTATTTTTCTAATTGGATTAGGTTTAAAGACTTCCGAAATACCTCCTGTAGAGTTGTTTGACAAGACAAATTTTGCGACAAATAAGTTTAATAGACCAAAAGAACTAACAGCACTAGTTAAAGATGTTACAAGATGGAGATATGGGATAAAAGCTCATCTTGAATCTTCATTAGAATCGTTAAACTTGTGGGACGAGGATAATCCCCCTCAACTCAAAGAAATAGAAGAAATTACAAAAGAAGAAAAAAATGGTCTCAGAATGCGTTTCGAAATAAACGCTGTCCCTCTAGAAAAATGGATTGAAAAACAAGAGAGACTAAACAGGTTTTTCGTAAAAGGTCTTGAATCAGAATTTATTATCGACAATAATAAAAAAGAATTTGATTTTATACTCTTTTATTAA
- a CDS encoding single-stranded DNA-binding protein has product MNHCLIQAVINSAPQMRYTKENQTPIAEMIVNFKGLRSEDPTRDLKIIGWGNIAQEMVDELKEGQNIVIEGRLKMNSVTRKDGTKEKQPELTASKIHQISPVDVSKSDKKENNESFENKESTKNSSWDSSPLVPEVDEIPF; this is encoded by the coding sequence ATGAATCATTGTTTAATTCAAGCGGTCATTAATAGCGCTCCCCAAATGAGGTATACCAAAGAAAACCAAACTCCAATTGCAGAAATGATTGTTAATTTTAAAGGATTACGTAGCGAAGATCCAACCAGAGATCTCAAGATCATAGGATGGGGAAATATTGCCCAAGAAATGGTAGATGAACTAAAGGAGGGGCAAAATATTGTTATTGAGGGACGTCTAAAGATGAATTCTGTTACTAGAAAAGACGGAACGAAAGAAAAGCAACCTGAACTAACAGCTTCAAAGATTCATCAAATATCGCCAGTTGATGTTTCTAAGTCTGATAAAAAAGAAAATAATGAGTCATTTGAAAATAAAGAAAGCACAAAAAACTCCAGTTGGGATAGTTCACCTTTAGTACCCGAAGTTGACGAAATACCTTTTTAA
- a CDS encoding precorrin-6A/cobalt-precorrin-6A reductase codes for MQNQRNCYKNVWILSGTSDGPVIANRLLELNYSVFASVLTYKAGQAYIENPKLHIITGKLNNKDQIINFINKNKITCVVDATHPFAIIISKNLNNACKEINTPLLLFERESLINNTNNFFYINDLKDINNVDNKNILLAIGSRFLNDTANYYMNCKANVFTRVLPTYEGITKAFGSCIKKSNIAILEPSKNNKSNLEKKLCDFWEIDYVLCRESGSYSQKNWESIVSGSKMKLFLVKRPKVKNDYSYSFDQYHNLINHIIKKY; via the coding sequence ATGCAGAATCAAAGAAATTGCTATAAAAATGTTTGGATCCTATCAGGAACTTCGGATGGACCTGTAATAGCTAATAGGCTTCTTGAACTTAATTATTCAGTCTTTGCAAGTGTTTTAACTTATAAAGCAGGGCAAGCTTATATTGAGAATCCAAAGTTACATATCATTACGGGGAAATTAAATAATAAAGATCAAATAATTAATTTCATAAATAAAAATAAAATCACATGCGTTGTCGATGCTACTCATCCGTTTGCCATAATAATTTCTAAAAATCTTAATAATGCATGTAAAGAGATTAATACACCTCTTTTACTATTTGAGAGGGAATCTCTAATAAATAACACTAATAATTTTTTTTACATTAATGATTTAAAGGATATAAATAACGTTGATAATAAGAATATTCTTCTTGCAATAGGATCAAGATTCCTTAACGATACAGCAAATTATTATATGAATTGTAAAGCAAATGTATTTACAAGGGTACTTCCAACTTATGAGGGTATAACTAAAGCTTTTGGATCATGTATAAAAAAATCAAACATAGCGATACTTGAACCGAGTAAAAATAATAAAAGCAATTTAGAAAAAAAACTTTGTGATTTTTGGGAGATAGATTATGTTTTATGCAGAGAATCCGGAAGTTATTCTCAGAAAAACTGGGAGAGTATAGTTTCCGGAAGTAAAATGAAGTTATTTTTGGTTAAAAGGCCGAAAGTTAAAAATGATTATTCTTACTCTTTTGATCAATATCACAATTTGATAAATCACATAATTAAAAAATATTGA
- the cutA gene encoding divalent-cation tolerance protein CutA, producing MEALVMITTESSNENALRMAKLLILNKLAACVSIKQIFSIYMWDDDIEETKEFEITIKSKLEFKDRLIDFVNKNSTYDVPQIIYKKYQAEMKYYGWLNKAI from the coding sequence ATGGAAGCATTAGTTATGATCACAACTGAATCAAGTAATGAAAATGCTTTGCGAATGGCTAAATTACTTATACTAAATAAACTTGCAGCTTGTGTTTCGATAAAGCAAATTTTTTCAATTTATATGTGGGATGATGATATTGAAGAAACTAAAGAATTTGAAATCACAATAAAAAGTAAACTAGAATTTAAAGATCGTTTAATTGATTTCGTAAATAAAAATTCCACATATGATGTTCCTCAAATTATTTACAAAAAATACCAAGCGGAGATGAAATATTATGGTTGGTTGAATAAGGCTATTTGA
- a CDS encoding adenosine kinase: MKESFRHSEHKKVDLIGLGNAIVDIIVNIEDKFLEINNLDKGSMNLINSDESQRLLENCKVCKQISGGSSANTVVSLAELGNQVQFIGRVKNDQFGNFFSDDIKKSKTLFNTPPTIEGAPTAHSIILVTPDAQRTMCTYLGASVEFEPKDIDFTVIKESKYLYLEGYLWDSELAKKAFIKAAQIAKQSNTKIILSLSDSFCVDRHRESFLELIYKYVDIVFCNESEVLSLFKSDKLAICQENLSSLCELVIVTLGSNGSLIINNNNVEIIESKTKGKIIDTTGAGDIYAGGFIHGLINNFSLKKCGEIASICAGQIITQLGSRSDIDLKELIK, encoded by the coding sequence ATGAAGGAATCCTTTAGACATTCTGAACATAAAAAAGTTGATCTAATTGGTCTGGGCAACGCAATAGTAGATATTATTGTAAATATTGAAGATAAGTTTCTTGAGATAAATAATCTGGATAAAGGATCAATGAATCTAATTAATTCTGATGAATCTCAGAGATTGTTAGAAAATTGCAAAGTGTGCAAACAAATCTCAGGTGGGTCCTCAGCAAATACCGTTGTTTCTTTAGCAGAATTAGGAAATCAAGTGCAGTTTATAGGAAGAGTGAAAAATGATCAATTTGGGAATTTCTTTTCTGACGATATAAAAAAAAGTAAAACTTTATTTAATACTCCACCAACTATTGAAGGTGCTCCAACAGCTCATTCAATTATTTTGGTTACACCAGATGCACAAAGAACTATGTGCACTTACCTAGGAGCATCTGTAGAGTTTGAACCAAAAGATATTGACTTTACTGTTATTAAGGAAAGTAAATACTTATATTTAGAAGGATATTTATGGGACAGCGAATTAGCTAAAAAAGCTTTTATTAAAGCCGCCCAAATTGCAAAACAATCTAATACAAAAATAATCCTTTCTTTGTCTGATTCATTTTGTGTAGATAGACATCGTGAAAGTTTCTTGGAATTAATTTATAAATATGTAGATATTGTTTTTTGTAATGAATCCGAGGTGTTAAGTCTATTTAAAAGTGATAAATTAGCTATCTGCCAAGAAAACCTTTCTTCCTTATGTGAATTAGTCATAGTAACTCTTGGAAGCAATGGTTCTCTCATAATTAACAACAATAATGTTGAAATAATTGAGTCAAAAACGAAAGGCAAGATTATTGATACTACAGGAGCGGGAGATATCTATGCGGGAGGATTTATCCATGGATTAATAAACAATTTTTCTCTCAAAAAATGCGGAGAAATAGCTTCAATTTGTGCGGGGCAAATAATTACGCAATTAGGATCTAGATCGGATATTGATCTTAAAGAGTTAATAAAATAG